Proteins encoded together in one Entomobacter blattae window:
- a CDS encoding OprO/OprP family phosphate-selective porin → MQWIDSRKITASFIGSILCSTAAYAAPPSSEHDEIIALKKQMLAMAQAMTAQISSLKKELAHVNAKMAQKSGSSSHNRTKYAHTSTSSTQVATAKPAESVEGQASHPQVAAGPRPVMLATAEKRDEPVSAHGKKSKKPMVVEHLDRPPPDRGASFWSPDMPLIQTASVKDESVHIGGITIGFPGGRPTIASDDGHYSLAIGLAFHEDFGGFLSTAPREGEKKGDFKSFTQNARRLRIPFTFRYDTFAANVTPEYGGSPDGKVTLYEGNLQYGGLENTILTIGYFQPRVTLEDSESSNEFQFLERPEISEIARNIAAGDARFSVGGITYGDQWYIGAYLTGHSFGRNTNDPSTVENQTGGVFRVAGRPIASKDWDMHLGLSASSAFQVDKNSGGRLYSLGARPESRLTSDRLVTTGTLKDVSQIWEAGPEFAVRWDRALLKAEYIHIGVNRDGKGEQGSLPNLNFQGYYVSAGYTIFGKPRAYDIRSAAFRAPGVEEDFNPTHGNLGALEAQARWSVVDLNDKIDKGGVQGGKQDIVSLGLNWSLNRHFRVMLDYSHIHASYSDGNPINLNGRSLDSVVMRVQSAF, encoded by the coding sequence ATGCAATGGATTGATTCCAGAAAAATTACAGCTTCCTTTATTGGTTCCATTTTATGTTCCACAGCAGCTTATGCAGCGCCTCCTTCTTCAGAGCATGATGAGATTATTGCCTTGAAAAAACAGATGCTGGCAATGGCACAGGCCATGACAGCTCAGATTTCTTCGCTCAAAAAGGAGCTCGCACATGTTAATGCCAAGATGGCCCAAAAGAGTGGGTCTTCGTCTCATAATCGTACAAAATATGCCCATACTTCAACCTCTTCTACCCAGGTAGCGACTGCCAAGCCAGCTGAGTCTGTAGAGGGTCAGGCCTCTCACCCTCAAGTTGCGGCGGGACCTCGGCCGGTTATGCTTGCTACAGCAGAGAAGCGTGATGAGCCAGTGTCTGCTCACGGCAAAAAAAGCAAAAAGCCAATGGTGGTAGAACATCTTGATCGTCCTCCGCCAGATCGTGGGGCTTCATTTTGGTCACCTGATATGCCGCTAATACAAACAGCCAGTGTTAAGGATGAAAGTGTCCATATTGGCGGAATAACCATTGGTTTCCCAGGAGGGCGCCCGACTATTGCCTCCGATGATGGGCATTACAGTTTAGCCATTGGGTTAGCTTTTCATGAGGATTTTGGAGGTTTTCTTAGCACTGCTCCGCGAGAGGGAGAGAAAAAGGGAGATTTTAAAAGTTTTACGCAAAATGCCCGTAGGCTCCGTATTCCCTTCACCTTCCGCTATGATACGTTTGCTGCCAATGTGACGCCAGAATATGGGGGGAGCCCTGACGGGAAAGTAACCCTTTATGAAGGAAACTTACAATATGGTGGCTTGGAAAATACCATTCTGACGATCGGTTATTTTCAGCCTCGTGTGACATTGGAAGATTCTGAAAGCTCTAATGAATTCCAGTTCCTGGAGCGGCCAGAGATTTCTGAGATTGCCCGTAATATTGCTGCAGGCGATGCCCGTTTTAGTGTTGGTGGGATTACCTATGGGGATCAATGGTATATAGGAGCTTATTTAACCGGGCATTCCTTTGGTCGTAACACGAATGATCCTTCCACTGTCGAAAATCAGACGGGGGGTGTTTTTCGTGTGGCAGGGCGGCCTATTGCTAGTAAGGATTGGGATATGCATTTGGGTCTATCAGCTTCAAGTGCTTTTCAGGTTGATAAAAACTCCGGTGGCCGCCTTTATTCTCTGGGGGCAAGGCCGGAATCTCGTTTAACATCTGATCGCCTTGTGACGACCGGAACTCTTAAGGATGTCTCGCAAATATGGGAAGCTGGGCCTGAATTTGCTGTGCGCTGGGATAGAGCGTTGCTTAAGGCGGAATATATTCATATTGGTGTTAATCGTGATGGTAAGGGTGAGCAAGGGAGCCTCCCAAATTTGAATTTTCAAGGCTACTATGTTTCCGCAGGTTATACGATTTTTGGAAAACCTCGTGCCTATGATATCCGCTCTGCAGCATTTCGCGCTCCAGGAGTGGAAGAGGATTTTAATCCGACACATGGAAACTTGGGCGCTTTGGAAGCCCAAGCTCGGTGGAGCGTTGTTGACCTTAACGATAAGATTGATAAGGGCGGAGTGCAAGGTGGTAAGCAAGATATCGTCAGCCTTGGCTTGAACTGGTCTTTGAATCGCCACTTTCGGGTGATGCTGGATTATAGCCATATTCATGCTAGTTATTCTGATGGAAATCCCATTAATCTGAATGGGCGTTCATTAGATTCAGTGGTGATGCGGGTTCAGTCAGCTTTTTAA
- the pstS gene encoding phosphate ABC transporter substrate-binding protein PstS, whose amino-acid sequence MRHFFLSVPVMGFTFLALSFSAHAQQDTTITGVGSSFAAPIYQRWAASSQSQTHIKLNYQALGSSAGQNQIMNHTVDFGASDVPLPPNKLEYNHLLQFPTILGGIVPVVNIPNLKSGELHLTGEILANIFLGQITYWDDPTIQNINPHLKMPHLEVAPVHRADGSGTTFIFTSYLARHSKEWVKNAGAGTSITWPSGTGAKGNNGVASVVKNTEGSIGYVEYAYAHENALTTPALKNRTGRFIEPNENSFAKAASSAHWEKAQNYEVDLLDTEGEEAWPILSGTYVLLSKENKNNLPVVQFFSWAFDHGNPTAQSLFYIPLPNTVKNTIRTTVWNHAVSPSSSTP is encoded by the coding sequence ATGCGCCACTTTTTCTTATCTGTTCCCGTTATGGGGTTTACCTTTTTGGCCCTCTCCTTTTCTGCCCATGCCCAACAAGACACAACCATTACCGGGGTGGGCTCAAGTTTTGCAGCGCCTATCTATCAAAGATGGGCCGCATCCTCTCAATCACAAACACATATAAAACTCAATTATCAGGCCCTAGGCTCCAGCGCCGGACAAAACCAGATCATGAATCATACAGTGGATTTTGGCGCTTCAGACGTGCCCCTTCCCCCTAACAAGCTGGAATATAACCACCTGCTCCAATTTCCAACCATTTTAGGCGGAATCGTGCCTGTAGTGAATATTCCCAATCTTAAGTCCGGTGAACTGCACCTAACAGGAGAAATTCTGGCCAATATCTTCCTGGGACAGATTACGTATTGGGATGACCCAACCATACAAAATATAAACCCTCATCTTAAAATGCCCCATCTGGAAGTTGCCCCCGTTCATCGAGCTGATGGTTCGGGAACAACCTTTATCTTTACCTCTTATCTGGCGCGGCATTCCAAAGAGTGGGTAAAAAATGCCGGAGCAGGAACTTCCATCACCTGGCCTAGTGGCACGGGAGCCAAAGGAAATAACGGTGTAGCCTCAGTTGTAAAAAATACCGAAGGTAGTATTGGCTATGTTGAATATGCCTATGCCCATGAAAATGCCTTAACGACACCAGCCTTAAAAAACCGTACCGGGCGGTTTATAGAACCTAACGAAAACAGTTTTGCAAAAGCAGCGAGTTCAGCCCACTGGGAAAAGGCCCAGAATTACGAGGTAGACCTGTTGGATACTGAAGGCGAAGAAGCATGGCCTATCCTTTCCGGCACCTATGTTTTACTCTCCAAAGAGAATAAAAATAATCTGCCAGTCGTTCAGTTTTTTTCCTGGGCATTTGACCACGGCAACCCAACAGCGCAGTCTCTTTTTTATATCCCACTCCCTAACACCGTTAAAAACACTATACGCACCACGGTTTGGAACCATGCTGTTTCGCCTTCTTCATCTACACCATAG
- the pstC gene encoding phosphate ABC transporter permease subunit PstC encodes MNFSKKHLSSTVFSCLVWGAGLFVLVLQLAIMTEMFLGGWKAFSTFGFHFLIDRSWNPVKQVFGAAAPLFGTLMTSIIALVIALPFAFGCAFWLSQLAPPKMKKIVGHAIQLLAAIPSIIFGMWGFFIVVPFMARVVQPYGKTFFKDIPPLEWLVQGPPFGTGLLTAGIILAIMITPFICAILQDAFANTPTNLIESAYSLGATKWEIVRHIILPWSFRPLIGGIILGLGRALGETMAVTFVIGNANRIGWSLFSPSNTIASLIALEFPESPAGSLKLSALLALGFILMVISFFTLSYSRFLLKRFS; translated from the coding sequence ATGAATTTTTCTAAAAAACATCTTTCCTCCACCGTTTTTTCCTGTCTGGTATGGGGTGCGGGGCTTTTTGTGTTGGTGCTCCAGCTCGCTATTATGACGGAAATGTTTCTAGGAGGGTGGAAAGCTTTCTCTACATTTGGCTTTCATTTTCTTATCGATAGAAGCTGGAACCCCGTTAAGCAGGTTTTTGGCGCTGCAGCGCCCTTATTTGGCACCCTTATGACATCGATCATTGCCCTTGTCATTGCCCTTCCCTTTGCTTTTGGGTGTGCCTTTTGGCTTAGCCAGCTGGCACCCCCTAAAATGAAAAAAATTGTTGGCCATGCTATCCAACTCTTAGCAGCTATTCCTTCTATTATCTTTGGCATGTGGGGGTTTTTTATTGTGGTGCCCTTCATGGCCCGTGTTGTACAGCCTTATGGAAAAACCTTCTTTAAAGATATCCCCCCTCTTGAGTGGCTTGTCCAAGGACCGCCCTTCGGAACAGGGTTGCTCACCGCAGGCATTATCCTTGCAATTATGATTACCCCCTTTATCTGCGCTATCCTGCAAGATGCTTTTGCCAACACCCCAACAAACCTGATCGAAAGTGCCTACAGCCTAGGCGCAACAAAATGGGAAATCGTGCGCCATATTATCCTACCCTGGTCATTTCGGCCCCTTATTGGGGGAATTATCCTAGGATTGGGCCGAGCTTTGGGAGAGACAATGGCCGTTACATTTGTTATTGGCAATGCGAACCGGATTGGCTGGTCTCTCTTTTCTCCCAGTAATACAATAGCCTCACTTATTGCCCTTGAATTTCCTGAAAGCCCAGCAGGGAGCTTAAAGCTTTCTGCTCTCTTAGCCTTAGGGTTTATTCTTATGGTGATCTCTTTTTTCACCTTAAGCTATTCACGGTTCTTACTCAAAAGGTTCTCTTAA
- the pstA gene encoding phosphate ABC transporter permease PstA: protein MHSSASSLQRHKISSVVKKRRLMNQISCLLAWGATALVVMVIFSILLTLLWNGIRGLTLFTFTHITAAQGLPGGLLNAIMGSLIQVSLATCLGTPLGILAGIFLSEFNRFPALSSAVRFVSDMLLSAPSILIGLFVYLLLVASVGHFSGFAGACALAILIIPVIIRTTEDSLHLVPSALREAGAALGTAKWKTVLFICLPSAKTGILTGILLGIARISGETAPLLFTSLGNMDWSIDLAKPMASLPLVIYAYIDSADTAWIHLAWTAALLITIGVLGLNIVARSFLSTPAQKQK from the coding sequence ATGCATTCCTCTGCATCTTCCTTGCAAAGGCATAAAATTTCATCTGTCGTCAAAAAACGGCGGCTCATGAACCAAATAAGCTGCTTGCTGGCATGGGGGGCTACAGCCCTTGTGGTGATGGTGATTTTTTCCATTCTCCTCACCCTGCTATGGAATGGAATAAGGGGCTTAACCCTCTTTACCTTTACCCATATTACGGCAGCTCAAGGCCTGCCAGGGGGGTTACTGAATGCCATTATGGGCAGCCTTATTCAGGTCAGTCTTGCCACCTGCCTTGGCACCCCTTTAGGAATTCTGGCAGGAATTTTCCTTTCTGAGTTTAACCGCTTCCCCGCTCTGTCCAGTGCGGTGCGTTTTGTCTCTGACATGCTGCTTTCAGCACCTTCTATTTTAATTGGATTATTTGTCTACCTTCTCCTTGTCGCCAGTGTTGGCCATTTCTCTGGCTTTGCAGGGGCCTGTGCCTTAGCGATCCTCATTATTCCCGTCATTATTCGCACAACTGAGGATTCCCTTCACCTGGTTCCTTCAGCGTTAAGAGAAGCAGGAGCAGCCTTGGGAACAGCCAAATGGAAAACTGTGCTGTTTATCTGCCTTCCTTCTGCTAAAACTGGGATATTAACCGGAATTTTACTAGGGATCGCCCGCATCTCTGGGGAGACAGCGCCCTTACTTTTTACCTCCCTCGGTAATATGGACTGGTCCATCGACCTCGCCAAACCCATGGCAAGCCTACCGCTTGTTATTTACGCTTATATTGATTCTGCTGACACAGCCTGGATCCACCTTGCCTGGACAGCCGCACTGCTTATTACCATAGGCGTTTTAGGGCTTAATATTGTGGCCCGCTCATTTCTTTCCACCCCAGCCCAAAAACAGAAATAA
- the pstB gene encoding phosphate ABC transporter ATP-binding protein PstB yields MTPAPIENKTILSIEKLNFFYGHQQTLYDITMNVPAYKVTGLIGPSGCGKSTLLRTLNRMYDLYPEQRAEGTVLFEDYDILSSKIDLDLLRTKIGMVFQRPTAFSMSIFDNIAFGIRLHEKLNLTELEERITNVLQQVTLWNEVKDRLHHSALSLSGGQQQRLCIARALATKPEILLMDEPTSALDPISTAHIEELLDEICQNHSIIIVTHNLQQAARCTDQVGFLFQGKLVELNASEKLFTAPENPRTQDYITGRFG; encoded by the coding sequence ATGACCCCTGCCCCAATAGAGAACAAGACCATCCTCTCCATCGAAAAACTAAACTTTTTTTATGGCCACCAACAAACGCTCTACGACATTACAATGAATGTCCCTGCCTACAAGGTTACAGGCCTAATTGGCCCTTCAGGCTGTGGAAAATCAACCTTACTTCGCACCCTTAACCGAATGTATGATCTCTACCCCGAGCAACGCGCAGAAGGAACAGTTCTTTTTGAAGACTATGATATTCTTTCTAGCAAAATTGACCTCGATCTTTTACGCACAAAAATAGGGATGGTTTTTCAACGCCCCACAGCCTTTAGCATGTCCATTTTTGATAATATTGCCTTTGGGATCCGCCTCCATGAAAAGTTGAATCTCACAGAGCTGGAAGAACGTATTACCAATGTTTTACAGCAAGTAACCCTATGGAACGAGGTTAAAGACCGCCTGCATCATTCTGCCCTTTCCCTTTCTGGCGGCCAGCAGCAGCGCCTATGCATTGCCAGGGCTTTGGCCACCAAACCTGAGATCCTCCTCATGGATGAGCCAACAAGTGCCCTTGATCCTATCTCTACAGCTCATATTGAAGAATTACTCGACGAGATCTGTCAAAACCACAGTATTATTATTGTTACCCACAACCTTCAGCAAGCCGCCCGTTGCACAGACCAGGTTGGTTTTCTCTTTCAGGGAAAACTCGTGGAACTAAATGCCTCAGAAAAACTCTTTACTGCACCAGAAAACCCTCGCACACAGGATTATATAACGGGCCGTTTCGGCTGA
- the phoU gene encoding phosphate signaling complex protein PhoU: MTSQKHTVHSYEKELSYLKELLLRMSGLVEQQFSNAINLLLQGQNTALAQNIIRADQKTDSLEKEIEINAIKLLALRAPMAQDLREIVSSLKISANLERIGDLAANIARRFTEIGDINTLPPLSSLITMGKRIEDNLQKTIQALTQLDKDMVFYLWAADEQIDQFYINVLCEITNYMTEHKEYVTPCSHLLFIAKNMERIGDHITNISEYVYYIVTGDLLPSNIRSEKNSPAYKNT; the protein is encoded by the coding sequence ATGACATCTCAAAAACATACCGTTCATAGTTACGAAAAAGAGCTTTCTTACCTTAAAGAGCTATTACTGCGCATGTCTGGTCTTGTAGAGCAGCAATTTTCAAATGCAATTAACCTTTTATTGCAAGGACAAAATACAGCCCTTGCCCAAAACATCATAAGAGCAGATCAAAAAACAGACAGTCTTGAAAAAGAAATAGAAATCAACGCCATTAAACTTTTAGCGTTAAGGGCCCCCATGGCCCAGGATCTTCGAGAAATTGTCTCCTCCCTTAAGATCAGTGCCAATCTTGAACGCATTGGCGATCTTGCTGCCAATATTGCCAGACGCTTCACCGAAATAGGCGATATTAACACCCTTCCCCCTCTCTCCTCACTCATAACCATGGGTAAACGCATTGAGGATAACCTGCAAAAAACCATTCAGGCCCTTACCCAACTTGATAAGGATATGGTGTTCTATCTCTGGGCGGCGGATGAACAAATCGACCAATTCTATATCAATGTTTTATGTGAAATTACCAACTATATGACTGAGCATAAAGAGTATGTCACACCCTGTTCACATCTCCTCTTTATTGCCAAAAATATGGAGAGAATTGGCGACCATATTACAAATATTTCAGAATATGTTTATTATATTGTCACTGGCGATCTTCTCCCCTCAAATATCAGGAGCGAAAAAAATTCTCCTGCTTACAAAAACACATAA
- a CDS encoding response regulator has translation MPHPPYILIVEDDAAITLLLTYNLTQAGFEVSTAGTGKEALEKINARLPDAIILDWMLPVFSGIEVCQKIRATPHLQNLPILMLTARNKEEDTINSFTSGADDFVTKPFSITPLILRLRALLKRSHPAQNHHSPILTFHDVTMNLQEHKVQRGQRNILLGPTEFKMLELFLRNPRRVFSRNDLLNILWSAHNINVEARTIDVHIRRLRRELNAENEPDIIRTIRSAGYALDLVSAS, from the coding sequence TTGCCCCATCCCCCCTATATTCTGATAGTGGAAGATGATGCTGCCATTACTTTGCTGCTCACTTATAATCTTACCCAGGCAGGTTTTGAAGTTAGCACGGCTGGAACAGGAAAAGAAGCCTTGGAAAAAATCAATGCCCGCCTGCCCGATGCTATTATTCTTGATTGGATGCTTCCAGTCTTCTCAGGCATAGAGGTGTGCCAGAAAATCCGTGCCACCCCGCATCTTCAGAATCTGCCCATTCTTATGTTAACAGCACGCAATAAAGAAGAAGATACCATCAATAGCTTTACAAGTGGAGCCGATGATTTTGTTACCAAACCTTTTAGCATTACTCCCCTTATCTTGCGTTTACGGGCCCTTTTAAAACGCTCCCACCCTGCTCAAAACCACCATAGCCCAATACTGACCTTTCATGATGTCACTATGAATCTACAAGAGCACAAAGTCCAAAGAGGACAGCGTAATATTTTGCTTGGCCCGACCGAATTTAAAATGCTTGAGCTTTTTTTACGCAACCCTCGTAGGGTTTTTTCCCGTAATGATTTGCTAAATATTTTATGGAGTGCACATAATATCAACGTAGAAGCCAGAACGATTGATGTTCATATCCGACGGTTAAGACGAGAACTCAATGCCGAAAATGAACCCGATATTATTCGTACCATACGGTCTGCCG